The following proteins are encoded in a genomic region of Stutzerimonas balearica DSM 6083:
- a CDS encoding aldo/keto reductase, translating to MAAPVLAQPLLLGMMRLLEYPELGEPQALLSFIERCVERGLTGFDHADIYAGGRCEAHFGAALRQAPGLRQHLQIIGKADIVPAAQDCSRWRVKHYDTSARYLRQAVEGSLARLGVERLDGFLLHRPDPLLQVDEVAETLNALVASGKVGWVGLSNAGILHCQALAQCVPLRCNQIELSLQAQHWVWDGSLHGLQAAGLQVLAWSPMGGGRFGERLCRALDEVAADLGATANQVALAWLRQLPGRPLPILGSLRWERIEEALLGVELELERPAWFYLSEAARGHAVA from the coding sequence ATGGCCGCGCCCGTGCTCGCCCAGCCGCTGCTGCTGGGCATGATGCGCCTGCTGGAATACCCCGAGTTGGGCGAACCCCAGGCGCTGCTGAGCTTTATCGAACGCTGTGTCGAGCGCGGGCTGACCGGCTTCGACCATGCCGACATCTATGCCGGCGGGCGTTGCGAGGCGCACTTCGGTGCGGCCCTGCGCCAGGCCCCCGGGTTGCGCCAGCACCTGCAGATCATCGGCAAGGCCGACATCGTGCCGGCGGCGCAGGACTGCTCGCGCTGGCGGGTCAAGCACTACGACACCAGTGCCCGCTACCTGCGCCAGGCGGTCGAGGGCAGCCTGGCGCGACTGGGCGTGGAGCGGCTCGATGGTTTCCTGCTGCATCGCCCGGACCCGCTGCTGCAGGTCGACGAGGTGGCCGAGACGCTGAACGCACTGGTCGCCAGCGGCAAGGTCGGCTGGGTCGGGCTGTCCAACGCCGGCATCCTGCATTGCCAGGCACTGGCCCAGTGCGTGCCGCTGCGCTGCAACCAGATCGAGCTGTCACTGCAGGCCCAGCACTGGGTGTGGGATGGCAGCCTGCATGGGTTGCAGGCTGCCGGCCTGCAGGTGCTGGCCTGGTCGCCGATGGGTGGTGGGCGCTTCGGTGAGCGTTTGTGCCGCGCACTCGATGAAGTCGCCGCCGATCTGGGCGCCACGGCCAATCAGGTGGCGCTGGCCTGGCTGCGCCAGCTGCCCGGCCGGCCGTTGCCGATCCTCGGCAGCCTGCGCTGGGAGCGGATCGAGGAGGCGCTGCTGGGCGTCGAACTGGAGCTGGAGCGTCCCGCCTGGTTCTACCTGAGCGAAGCGGCCCGCGGGCACGCGGTGGCCTGA
- a CDS encoding NADP-dependent glyceraldehyde-3-phosphate dehydrogenase produces MTTARPLAELFPRLEDIPQAYRPDAPVEQREYLVDGELRQWAGALADVRSPVFLREADGSERQVVLGSTPLLDADAALEALDAAVAAYDNGRGAWPTMRVAERIAHVERFLARMREQREAVVKLLMWEIGKNLKDSEKEFDRTCDYIVDTIDALKALDRRSSRFELEQGTLGQIRRVPMGVALCMGPYNYPLNETFTTLIPALIMGNTVVFKPAKFGVLLIRPLLEAFRDSFPAGVINVIYGRGRETVSALMASGKIDVFAFIGTHKGAADLKKLHPRPHRLRAALGLDAKNPGIVLPQVDLDNAVEEAVTGALSFNGQRCTALKILFVHEDLLDGFLERFAARVNALKPGMPWEPGVALTPLPEAGKVDYLNRLLDDAVAKGARVINAGGGEAHQSFFQPAVLSPVDSSMRIYHEEQFGPLVPVVPYRDLQEVIDYVTASDYGQQLSIFGNDPQQVGRLVDAFVNQVGRININAQCQRGPDSYPFNGRKNSAEGTLSVHDALRVFSIRTLVATRFNEANKELVNDIIRDRRSGFLTTDYIF; encoded by the coding sequence ATGACTACCGCGCGCCCGCTTGCCGAGCTGTTTCCCCGTCTTGAAGACATTCCCCAGGCCTACCGCCCTGACGCGCCGGTGGAGCAGCGTGAATACCTGGTCGACGGCGAGCTGCGGCAGTGGGCCGGCGCACTGGCCGATGTGCGCAGCCCGGTATTCCTGCGCGAGGCCGACGGCAGCGAACGCCAGGTCGTGCTGGGCAGCACGCCGCTGCTCGATGCCGACGCCGCGCTCGAGGCGCTGGATGCGGCGGTCGCCGCCTACGACAACGGCCGCGGCGCCTGGCCGACCATGCGCGTGGCCGAGCGCATCGCGCATGTCGAGCGCTTCCTGGCGCGCATGCGCGAACAGCGCGAGGCAGTGGTCAAGCTGCTGATGTGGGAGATCGGCAAGAACCTCAAGGACTCGGAAAAGGAATTCGACCGCACCTGCGACTACATCGTCGACACCATCGACGCGCTGAAGGCGCTCGATCGCCGTTCCAGCCGCTTCGAGCTGGAGCAGGGCACGCTTGGGCAGATCCGCCGCGTGCCCATGGGCGTGGCGCTGTGCATGGGCCCGTACAACTACCCGCTGAACGAAACCTTCACCACGCTGATCCCGGCGCTGATCATGGGCAACACCGTGGTGTTCAAGCCGGCCAAGTTCGGCGTGCTGCTGATCCGCCCGCTGCTCGAGGCCTTCCGCGACAGCTTTCCGGCCGGGGTCATCAACGTCATCTACGGCCGTGGCCGCGAGACGGTCAGCGCGCTGATGGCCAGCGGCAAGATCGACGTGTTCGCCTTTATCGGCACGCACAAGGGCGCCGCCGACCTGAAGAAGCTGCACCCGCGCCCGCACCGCCTGCGCGCCGCGCTGGGGCTGGACGCGAAGAACCCGGGCATCGTCCTGCCGCAGGTCGATCTCGACAATGCCGTGGAGGAGGCGGTGACCGGCGCGCTGTCGTTCAACGGCCAGCGCTGCACCGCGCTGAAGATCCTTTTCGTCCATGAGGACCTGCTCGATGGCTTCCTGGAGCGCTTCGCCGCGCGGGTCAATGCGCTCAAGCCAGGCATGCCCTGGGAGCCGGGCGTCGCGCTGACGCCGCTGCCCGAGGCCGGCAAGGTCGATTACCTCAACCGGCTGCTCGACGATGCGGTGGCCAAGGGCGCGCGGGTAATCAACGCCGGTGGCGGCGAAGCGCACCAGAGTTTCTTCCAGCCGGCGGTGCTGAGCCCAGTCGACTCCTCCATGCGCATCTATCACGAAGAGCAGTTCGGCCCGCTGGTGCCGGTGGTGCCCTACCGCGACCTGCAGGAGGTGATCGACTACGTCACCGCGTCCGACTATGGCCAGCAGCTGTCGATCTTCGGCAACGACCCGCAGCAGGTGGGCCGCCTGGTCGATGCCTTCGTCAACCAGGTCGGCCGCATCAACATCAACGCCCAGTGCCAGCGCGGGCCGGACAGCTACCCGTTCAACGGCCGCAAGAATTCCGCCGAGGGCACGCTGTCGGTACACGACGCCCTGCGCGTGTTCTCCATCCGTACCCTGGTGGCGACGCGCTTCAACGAGGCCAACAAGGAGCTGGTCAACGACATCATCCGCGACCGGCGTTCCGGCTTCCTGACCACCGACTACATCTTCTGA
- a CDS encoding bifunctional 4-hydroxy-2-oxoglutarate aldolase/2-dehydro-3-deoxy-phosphogluconate aldolase, translating to MTSTQSMTDKIALIDQWCSVARILPVITIEREADILPLADALAAGGLKVLEITLRSALGLSAIRLLREQRPELIVGAGTVLDAAMLEQVEAAGAQFIVSPGSTAELLDAALQSSLPLLPGVASASEIMLGYARSYRRFKLFPAEVCGGVAALKALGGPFGNIRFCPTGGVNARNARDYLAQSNVMCVGGTWMVDAKAVRAGDWAAIENATRQALQALDAAPSGELPRDFDLRAERAEQREL from the coding sequence ATGACTTCTACCCAAAGCATGACCGACAAGATCGCCCTGATCGACCAATGGTGCAGTGTCGCGCGCATCCTGCCGGTGATCACCATCGAGCGCGAGGCGGACATCCTGCCGCTGGCCGACGCCCTGGCCGCCGGCGGCCTCAAGGTGCTGGAAATTACCCTGCGCTCGGCGCTGGGCCTGAGCGCCATCCGCCTGCTGCGCGAGCAGCGCCCCGAGCTGATCGTCGGTGCCGGCACCGTGCTCGATGCCGCCATGCTCGAGCAGGTCGAGGCTGCCGGGGCGCAGTTCATCGTCTCGCCGGGCAGTACCGCCGAACTGCTGGATGCCGCGCTGCAGAGCTCCTTGCCGCTGCTGCCGGGCGTGGCCAGCGCTTCGGAAATCATGCTCGGCTACGCCCGCAGTTATCGCCGCTTCAAGCTGTTCCCGGCCGAGGTCTGTGGCGGCGTCGCCGCGCTCAAGGCGCTGGGCGGGCCGTTCGGCAATATCCGTTTCTGCCCGACCGGCGGCGTCAATGCGCGCAATGCCAGGGACTATCTGGCGCAGTCCAACGTGATGTGTGTCGGCGGCACCTGGATGGTCGACGCCAAGGCCGTGCGTGCCGGCGACTGGGCCGCCATCGAGAACGCCACGCGCCAGGCCCTGCAGGCGCTGGACGCTGCGCCGTCGGGCGAATTGCCGCGCGACTTCGATCTGCGTGCCGAGCGCGCCGAACAGCGCGAGCTGTAA
- the pgl gene encoding 6-phosphogluconolactonase: MTISNLDLPVQTLGFSLGNAEQLAGELALTVSNALRGAIAERGAATLVVSGGRSPIAFFERLAQQELDWAKVTVSLADERWVPVSHPDSNEGLVRRHLMQGSAAAARLVGLYQSAANLDEAAERADAVLAELPPIDVLVLGMGEDGHTASLFPDSPNLEAALDPQGTRRCLPMQAPSVPRQRLSMSLALLASARLTLLALHGPGKLATLNQALAGESYEAMPIRAFLARPLEIYWCP; this comes from the coding sequence ATGACGATCTCTAATCTCGATCTCCCGGTGCAGACGCTCGGTTTCAGCCTCGGCAACGCCGAGCAGCTGGCCGGCGAACTGGCGCTGACCGTGAGCAACGCCCTGCGCGGCGCGATCGCCGAGCGCGGTGCAGCGACCCTGGTGGTCTCCGGCGGCCGCAGCCCGATCGCCTTCTTCGAGCGCCTGGCGCAGCAGGAGTTGGACTGGGCCAAGGTCACCGTCAGCCTCGCCGACGAGCGCTGGGTGCCGGTCAGCCATCCCGACAGCAACGAAGGGCTGGTGCGTCGCCACCTCATGCAGGGCTCGGCTGCCGCGGCGCGCCTGGTTGGCCTGTACCAGAGCGCGGCCAATCTCGACGAGGCTGCCGAGCGTGCCGATGCCGTGTTGGCCGAGCTGCCGCCGATCGACGTGCTGGTGCTGGGCATGGGCGAGGATGGTCACACCGCCTCGCTGTTTCCCGACAGCCCGAACCTGGAAGCGGCGCTCGACCCGCAGGGTACGCGGCGCTGCCTGCCGATGCAGGCGCCGAGCGTACCGCGCCAGCGCCTGAGCATGTCCCTGGCGCTGCTGGCCAGCGCACGGCTGACCCTGCTCGCCCTGCACGGCCCGGGCAAGCTGGCCACGCTCAACCAGGCCCTGGCCGGCGAATCCTATGAAGCGATGCCGATCCGCGCCTTCCTCGCCCGTCCCCTCGAAATCTACTGGTGCCCCTGA
- the zwf gene encoding glucose-6-phosphate dehydrogenase: MTPLSVEPCTLALFGALGDLALRKLFPALYQLDRAGLLPDDTRVLALARESGDPAVHLATIAEHLRRHVAERDLDEAVLQRLLARLDYLSMDFRQREDFAALADLAGQAERIVAFFATPASVYGAICAGLAEAGLAERTRVVLEKPIGHDLESSREVNDAVARFFPEDRTYRIDHYLGKDTVQNLIALRFANSLFETQWNQNHISHVEITVAETVGIEGRWGYFDQAGQLRDMVQNHLLQLLCLIAMDPPSDLSADSIRDEKVKVLKALAPIAPEQLGQQLVRGQYVAGSILGRHVPGYLEEENSNTQSDTETFVALRAEICNWRWAGVPFYLRTGKRMPQKLSQIVIHFKAPPHYIFAPEQRQLIGNKLIIRLQPQEGISLLVMTKDQGLDKGMQLRSGPLQLNFSETYKSPRIPDAYERLLLEVMKGNQNLFVRKDEIEYAWKWCDQLIDGWQRVGAPPKPYAAGSWGPAASIALISRDGRSWYDDL, encoded by the coding sequence ATGACGCCATTATCTGTCGAACCCTGCACCCTGGCGCTGTTCGGCGCCCTCGGTGACCTGGCCCTGCGCAAGCTGTTTCCGGCGCTCTATCAGCTCGACCGTGCCGGCCTGTTGCCCGACGATACCCGCGTGCTTGCGCTGGCTCGCGAGAGCGGCGACCCCGCCGTGCACCTGGCGACGATCGCCGAGCACCTGCGCCGCCATGTGGCCGAGCGCGACCTCGACGAGGCCGTGCTGCAGCGGCTGCTGGCGCGGCTGGACTACCTGAGCATGGATTTTCGCCAGCGCGAGGATTTCGCCGCACTGGCCGACCTCGCCGGCCAGGCCGAACGCATCGTCGCCTTCTTCGCCACCCCGGCCTCCGTCTACGGCGCGATCTGCGCCGGCTTGGCCGAGGCGGGGCTGGCCGAGCGCACCCGCGTGGTGCTGGAAAAACCCATCGGCCACGACCTGGAGTCGTCCCGCGAGGTGAACGACGCGGTGGCGCGCTTCTTCCCGGAAGACCGCACCTACCGCATCGATCATTACCTGGGCAAGGACACGGTGCAGAACCTCATCGCCCTGCGCTTCGCCAACAGCCTGTTCGAGACGCAGTGGAACCAGAACCACATCTCCCATGTGGAGATCACCGTGGCCGAAACGGTCGGCATCGAAGGCCGCTGGGGCTATTTCGACCAGGCCGGCCAGCTGCGCGACATGGTGCAGAACCATCTGCTGCAGCTGCTCTGCCTGATCGCCATGGACCCGCCCAGCGACCTCTCGGCCGACAGCATCCGCGACGAGAAGGTCAAGGTGCTCAAGGCGCTGGCGCCGATCGCGCCGGAGCAGCTCGGCCAGCAGCTGGTGCGCGGGCAATACGTGGCCGGCAGCATTCTCGGCCGGCACGTACCGGGCTATCTGGAGGAGGAGAACTCCAACACCCAGAGCGACACCGAGACCTTTGTCGCCCTGCGCGCGGAGATCTGCAACTGGCGCTGGGCCGGGGTGCCGTTCTACCTGCGCACCGGCAAGCGCATGCCGCAGAAGCTGTCGCAGATCGTCATCCACTTCAAGGCGCCGCCGCACTACATCTTCGCCCCGGAGCAGCGCCAGCTGATCGGCAACAAGCTGATCATCCGCCTGCAGCCGCAGGAAGGCATCTCGCTGTTGGTGATGACCAAGGACCAGGGCCTGGACAAGGGCATGCAGCTGCGCAGCGGCCCGCTGCAGCTGAACTTCTCGGAAACCTACAAGAGCCCGCGCATCCCCGATGCCTACGAGCGTCTGCTGTTGGAGGTGATGAAGGGTAACCAGAACCTCTTCGTGCGCAAGGACGAAATCGAATACGCCTGGAAGTGGTGCGACCAGCTGATCGACGGCTGGCAACGCGTCGGCGCGCCTCCCAAACCCTACGCAGCAGGCAGCTGGGGACCGGCTGCCTCGATTGCCCTGATCAGCCGTGACGGCAGGAGCTGGTATGACGATCTCTAA
- a CDS encoding MurR/RpiR family transcriptional regulator, protein MDRVHNLLEQIQNRLEGLNKAERKVAEVILRNPQQATRFSIATLAQTAGVSEPTVNRFCRSFGVSGYPELKMQLAQSLASGAAYVSQAVEPDDGPEEYTRKIFGSAIASLDSACQSLDPQLVSRAVDLMIQARQIHFFGLGASASVALDAQHKFFRFNLAVTAHSDVLMQRMLASVAHTGDLFVIISYTGRTRELVEVARIARQNGASVLGLTAAGSPLAQASTLSLNIPLPEDTDIYMPMTSRIIQLTVLDVLATGMTLRRGVDFQPHLRKVKESLNASRYPADEAPS, encoded by the coding sequence ATGGACCGCGTTCACAACCTGCTCGAGCAGATCCAGAACCGCCTCGAAGGCCTCAACAAAGCCGAGCGCAAGGTCGCCGAGGTGATCCTGCGCAATCCGCAGCAGGCGACCCGCTTCAGCATCGCTACGCTGGCGCAGACCGCCGGGGTCAGCGAACCGACGGTCAACCGCTTCTGTCGCTCGTTCGGGGTCAGCGGCTACCCGGAGCTGAAGATGCAGCTGGCACAGAGCCTGGCCAGCGGCGCGGCCTATGTCAGCCAGGCGGTGGAGCCGGACGACGGCCCCGAGGAATACACCCGCAAGATCTTCGGCTCGGCCATCGCCTCGCTGGATAGCGCCTGCCAGAGCCTCGACCCGCAGCTGGTCAGCCGTGCCGTGGACCTGATGATCCAGGCCCGGCAGATCCACTTCTTCGGTCTCGGCGCCTCGGCCTCGGTGGCGCTGGATGCGCAGCACAAGTTCTTCCGCTTCAACCTGGCGGTCACCGCGCATTCGGACGTGCTGATGCAACGCATGCTGGCCTCGGTGGCGCACACCGGCGACCTGTTCGTGATCATTTCCTATACCGGGCGTACCCGCGAACTGGTGGAGGTGGCGCGCATTGCCCGGCAGAACGGCGCCTCGGTACTCGGCCTGACCGCCGCCGGCTCGCCGCTGGCGCAGGCCAGCACGCTGAGCCTGAACATCCCGCTGCCGGAGGACACCGACATCTACATGCCGATGACCTCGCGCATCATCCAGCTCACCGTGCTCGACGTGCTCGCCACCGGCATGACGCTGCGCCGCGGCGTGGATTTCCAGCCGCACCTGCGCAAGGTGAAGGAAAGCCTGAACGCCAGCCGTTATCCGGCCGACGAGGCGCCGAGCTGA
- the ahbB gene encoding siroheme decarboxylase subunit beta → MSDCISPSDQALAQRLVALTEAGLPLVEDPWAWLADELEIEVDEALALLQRLQAAGAIRRIAAVPNHYRLGYRHNGMTVWDVDDAEIERLGALIGAQPFVSHCYRRPRQDGWRYNLFAMVHGRSADYIEAYRNQIRALLGTACRADEMLVSSRILKKTGLRVGARRG, encoded by the coding sequence ATGTCGGATTGCATTTCGCCGTCTGATCAAGCCCTGGCGCAGCGCCTGGTGGCGCTGACCGAGGCCGGCCTGCCATTGGTCGAGGACCCCTGGGCCTGGCTCGCCGACGAGCTGGAAATCGAGGTGGACGAGGCGCTGGCGCTGCTGCAGCGGTTGCAGGCTGCCGGTGCGATTCGCCGTATTGCCGCGGTACCCAACCATTACCGGCTGGGCTACCGGCACAACGGCATGACCGTCTGGGATGTCGACGACGCCGAGATCGAGCGGCTCGGTGCGTTGATCGGGGCGCAACCCTTCGTCAGTCATTGCTATCGTCGCCCGCGCCAGGACGGCTGGCGCTACAACCTGTTCGCCATGGTCCACGGGCGCAGCGCCGACTACATCGAGGCCTACCGCAACCAGATCCGCGCGTTGCTGGGCACGGCCTGTCGTGCCGACGAGATGCTGGTGTCCAGCCGCATCCTCAAGAAGACCGGCCTGCGGGTCGGTGCGCGGCGGGGCTGA
- a CDS encoding Lrp/AsnC family transcriptional regulator, with amino-acid sequence MDELDRQLINRLQHGLPLVRQPWEALAEELGSSSATLRARVQALLEDGTLTRFGPMFDIERLGGAFTLAALSVPEQRFDEVAAVLEAMPEVAHNYRREHAWNMWFVLGCATPEGVAEAIARIEAQTGLPVLNLPKEKTFHVGLHFAV; translated from the coding sequence ATGGATGAGCTCGACCGCCAGCTGATCAACCGCCTGCAACACGGCCTGCCATTGGTGCGCCAGCCCTGGGAGGCGCTGGCCGAGGAGCTCGGCAGCAGCTCGGCGACGCTGCGCGCGCGGGTGCAGGCGCTACTCGAGGACGGCACCCTCACTCGCTTCGGTCCGATGTTCGACATCGAACGCCTCGGCGGGGCCTTCACCCTGGCCGCACTGTCGGTGCCAGAGCAGCGCTTCGATGAGGTGGCCGCGGTGCTCGAGGCGATGCCCGAGGTGGCGCACAACTACCGTCGCGAGCACGCCTGGAACATGTGGTTCGTGCTCGGCTGCGCGACGCCCGAGGGCGTCGCCGAGGCCATCGCGCGGATCGAGGCGCAGACCGGGCTGCCGGTGCTCAATCTGCCGAAGGAGAAGACCTTCCATGTCGGATTGCATTTCGCCGTCTGA
- the ahbB gene encoding siroheme decarboxylase subunit beta: MTLTLDHPQSLQLRRLLEAGLPLVSRPYAWLAEQVGASEQAVLEQVRQWNEGGLFRRVGLVLKHRALGFRANAMLVLDVPDAQIDAIGHRLGSAPGVNLCYQRPRRLPQWRYNLFCMVHGREREQVEGQIEGLLAAQGLSELPHQLLFSTRAFKQCGGRFAPAAERAHG, from the coding sequence ATGACCCTCACGCTCGATCATCCGCAGAGCCTGCAATTGCGTCGGCTGCTCGAGGCCGGGCTGCCGCTGGTGTCGCGGCCCTACGCCTGGCTCGCCGAGCAGGTCGGCGCCAGCGAGCAGGCGGTGCTCGAACAGGTGCGGCAGTGGAACGAGGGCGGCCTGTTCCGCCGTGTCGGCCTGGTGCTCAAGCATCGCGCGCTGGGTTTTCGTGCCAACGCCATGCTGGTGCTGGACGTGCCGGACGCGCAGATCGATGCGATCGGCCACCGGCTGGGCAGCGCACCGGGCGTCAACCTTTGCTACCAGCGCCCGCGGCGGCTGCCGCAATGGCGCTACAACCTGTTCTGCATGGTCCATGGCCGCGAGCGCGAGCAGGTCGAAGGGCAGATCGAGGGCCTGCTCGCCGCGCAGGGGTTGAGTGAACTGCCGCACCAGTTGCTGTTCAGCACCCGCGCCTTCAAACAGTGTGGCGGGCGCTTCGCGCCGGCGGCGGAGCGTGCCCATGGATGA
- a CDS encoding Lrp/AsnC family transcriptional regulator produces MNLDALSRRLIDRFQHGMPLCAEPYRAMAEALGCSEDEVLACLQQLQAGGGLSRIGPVFEHSRAGASTLVALAVPTECLEQVAERINRFPEVNHNYLREHRYNLWFVLTGPDRTHLDRVLAEIEADTGLVPLDLPMQSAYRIDLGFPLGDLP; encoded by the coding sequence ATGAACCTCGACGCCCTCAGCCGCCGCCTGATCGACCGTTTCCAGCACGGCATGCCGCTGTGCGCCGAGCCCTACCGGGCGATGGCCGAGGCGCTTGGCTGCAGCGAGGATGAGGTGCTGGCCTGCCTGCAACAGCTGCAAGCCGGCGGCGGGCTGTCGCGCATCGGCCCGGTGTTCGAGCACAGCCGTGCCGGCGCCAGCACGCTGGTCGCGCTCGCCGTGCCGACCGAGTGCCTCGAGCAGGTCGCCGAGCGCATCAACCGTTTTCCCGAGGTCAACCACAACTACCTGCGCGAGCATCGCTACAACCTCTGGTTCGTGCTCACCGGGCCGGATCGCACCCATCTCGACCGCGTACTCGCCGAAATCGAGGCCGATACCGGGCTGGTGCCGCTGGACCTGCCGATGCAGAGCGCCTACCGCATCGACCTGGGCTTTCCGCTGGGAGACTTGCCATGA
- a CDS encoding cytochrome D1 domain-containing protein has protein sequence MKRPTLLVAAASLLLAACAHQPPLRGTGDLGVVVERATGSLQIIETSGRSSLARVEGLGDLSHASVVFSRDERFAYVFGRDGGLTKVDLLEQRIVKRVVQGGNSIGGAISQDGTLIAVGNYEPGGVKVFDAGTLELVADIPATPLADGSRNSRVVGVLDAPGRRFIYSLFDTHETWLLDFSQGNTPRITRFDDIGKQPYDGLLTPDGRYYVAGLFGEDGMGKIDLWHPERGVERILDGYGRGQEKLPVYKMPHLEGWTVAGNQTFVPAIGQHRVLVMDSQSWKQTDAIDVAGQPVFVMARPDARQIWVNFAYPDNGKVQVIDSETHQIIADLEPGPAVLHMEFTARGDQLWLSVRDGNEVQVWDPYRLELIKRLPAESPSGIFLTSRAHETGL, from the coding sequence ATGAAGCGTCCGACCCTGCTCGTCGCCGCGGCCAGCCTGCTGCTCGCCGCCTGTGCCCATCAACCGCCGCTGCGCGGCACCGGCGATCTCGGCGTGGTGGTCGAGCGCGCCACCGGCAGCCTGCAGATCATCGAGACCAGCGGTCGCAGCAGCCTGGCGCGCGTCGAGGGGCTCGGCGACCTGTCGCATGCCTCGGTGGTGTTCTCCCGCGACGAACGCTTCGCCTACGTCTTCGGCCGCGACGGCGGGCTGACCAAGGTCGACCTGCTCGAGCAGCGCATCGTCAAGCGCGTGGTGCAGGGCGGCAACAGCATCGGTGGGGCGATCAGCCAGGACGGCACGCTGATCGCCGTCGGCAACTACGAACCCGGCGGGGTCAAGGTATTCGACGCCGGCACGCTGGAGCTGGTCGCCGACATCCCCGCTACGCCGCTGGCCGACGGCAGTCGCAACTCGCGGGTGGTCGGCGTGCTTGACGCGCCAGGGCGGCGATTCATCTACAGCCTGTTCGACACTCACGAGACCTGGCTGCTGGACTTCAGCCAGGGCAACACGCCGCGGATCACCCGCTTCGACGACATCGGCAAGCAGCCCTACGACGGTCTGCTGACCCCCGACGGCCGCTACTACGTCGCCGGCCTGTTCGGCGAGGACGGCATGGGCAAGATCGACCTCTGGCATCCCGAGCGCGGCGTCGAGCGCATCCTCGACGGCTACGGCCGTGGCCAGGAAAAGCTGCCGGTCTACAAGATGCCGCACCTGGAAGGCTGGACGGTGGCCGGCAACCAGACCTTCGTTCCCGCCATCGGCCAGCATCGCGTACTGGTGATGGACTCGCAGAGCTGGAAGCAGACCGATGCGATCGACGTCGCCGGCCAGCCGGTGTTCGTCATGGCGCGGCCCGACGCGCGGCAGATCTGGGTCAACTTCGCCTATCCGGACAATGGCAAGGTGCAGGTCATCGACAGCGAGACGCACCAGATCATCGCCGACCTGGAGCCTGGCCCGGCCGTGCTGCACATGGAGTTCACCGCGCGCGGCGACCAGCTCTGGCTGTCGGTGCGCGACGGCAACGAGGTGCAGGTCTGGGATCCGTACCGGCTGGAGCTGATCAAGCGCCTGCCGGCCGAGAGCCCGAGCGGCATCTTCCTGACCAGCCGCGCCCACGAGACGGGACTCTGA
- a CDS encoding c-type cytochrome, with the protein MKVSRHAVKRLGLAVASLLLIPAALAEPSAERQTQLANLLKQDCGSCHGLRMTGGLGPALTRAALAGKPRESLIATVTYGRPGTAMPGWQPLLEEQEIAWLVDQLLEGFPQP; encoded by the coding sequence ATGAAAGTGTCCCGACATGCAGTAAAACGTCTGGGGCTCGCTGTGGCGTCCCTTCTCCTGATTCCTGCTGCCCTGGCCGAGCCCTCGGCCGAGCGCCAGACGCAGCTCGCCAACCTGCTCAAGCAGGACTGCGGCTCGTGCCACGGCCTGCGCATGACCGGCGGCCTCGGCCCGGCACTGACCCGTGCGGCCCTTGCCGGCAAACCCCGTGAATCCCTGATCGCCACCGTGACCTACGGCAGGCCCGGCACCGCCATGCCCGGCTGGCAGCCGCTGCTCGAAGAGCAGGAGATCGCCTGGCTGGTCGACCAGTTGCTCGAAGGATTTCCCCAGCCATGA
- a CDS encoding c-type cytochrome, with the protein MKKVLLPMLALGGALALQPALAQDGEALFKSKPCAACHSIDAKIVGPAFKEVAAKYAGQDGAADTLALHIKNGSQGVWGPIPMPPNPVTEEEAKTLAEWVLSHK; encoded by the coding sequence ATGAAGAAAGTTCTGCTCCCGATGCTCGCCCTGGGCGGCGCGCTCGCCCTCCAGCCGGCCCTGGCCCAGGATGGCGAAGCGCTGTTCAAGAGCAAGCCCTGCGCAGCCTGCCATAGCATCGACGCCAAGATCGTCGGCCCGGCGTTCAAGGAAGTCGCCGCCAAGTACGCCGGCCAGGACGGCGCCGCCGACACCCTGGCGCTGCACATCAAGAACGGCAGCCAGGGCGTCTGGGGGCCGATCCCGATGCCGCCGAACCCGGTGACCGAAGAAGAGGCCAAGACGCTGGCCGAGTGGGTCCTGAGCCACAAGTAA